The Oncorhynchus kisutch isolate 150728-3 unplaced genomic scaffold, Okis_V2 Okis02a-Okis13b_hom, whole genome shotgun sequence genome includes the window ATTCTGATCTTTTATTTaccaattggtcttttgaccaatcagaattgagctgcctgtgtaaacgcagccttacACGATGCACAGATTATAATATCATTCTATCATATTGATGTGGTTCCTAAGATGGAAAACACTTCTCTAGGCATTGTAAAGATCTGATGGTGGCCTttctgagtggtgcagcggtctaatgcactgcaggGCTTGAGGCCTCACTACAGAtctgggttcgatcccgggctgtgttgcagccgggccgtgaccgggagacccatgaggcgacgcacaattggcccagcgtcgtccgggttaggggaggatttggccgcCTGGGATGTCCTcttcccatcgcgctctagcgactcctgtggcgggccgagcGCATGGTGCTAAGTTTGTCACGtcccccgaatacaacaggggacagtgaaatgctcatttacaggctctaaccaatagtgcaaaaaaggtgttaggtgaacaataggtaagtaaagaaataaaaagacaggctatatacagtagctatgctataaaagtagcaaggctacatacaggcaccggttagtcaggctgaggtagtatgtacatgtagatatggttaaagtgaccatgcatatatgatgaacagcgAGTAACAGTAGCTTAAAAtagggggtggtgggtgggacacaatgcagatagcccggttagccaatgtgcgggagcactggttggtcggcccaattgaggtagtatgtacatgaatgtatatagttaaagtgactatgcatatatgacaaACAGaggagcagcagcgtaaaaagagcagttgggggggggggggggggggggggggggggggcagcttagctccagtgatgtactgggccgtatgcactaccctctagtgccttgcggttggaggccgagtaattgctgtaccaggcagtgatgcaaccagtgaggTTGCATCCAactgatgttgcagctgtagaaccttttgaggatctcaggacccatgccaaatctttttagtttcctgagggggaataggctttgtcgtgccctcttcacgactgtcttggtgtgtttggactattctagtttgttgttgatgtggacgccaaggaacttgaagctctcaacctgctccactacagctccgtcgatgagaatggggcgtgctcggtcctccttttcctgtcgtccacaatcatcttcttagtcttggttacattgagggataggttgttattctggcaccacccggccaggtctctgacctcctccctataggctgtctcgtcgttgtcggtgatcaggcctaccactgttgtgtcgtctgcaaacttaatgatggtgtttgagtcgtgcctggccatgcagtcgtgggtgaacagggagtactggaggggactgagcacgcacccctgtggagctccagtgttgaggatcagcgtggcagatgtgttgctacctaccctcaccacctgggggtggcccgtcaggaagtccaggattcagttgcagagggaggtgtttagtcccaggatccttagcttagtgatgagctttgaggatactatggtgttgaacgctgaactgtagtcaatgaacagcaaaaggaagacagatttgtaccttgtcagctcgggggtttgaacttgcaaccttccggttactagtccaacgctctaaccactaggctaccctgccgccccattggtgcggctagcttccggattaagtgagcagtgtggcaagaagcagtgcggcttggaggggtcgtgtttcggaggacgcatgtcCAATATACATCTAGAACCTTGGTTATGTCACATGGCATCATGGTCTCTGGTCAATGTACATCTAGGACCTTGGTTATGGCATCATGGTCTCTGGTCAATGTACATCTAGGACCTTGGTTATTGCATCATGGTCTCTGGTCAATGTACATCTAGGACCTTGGTTATGTCACATGGCATCCATTGTTTTTCTCATCTTGTGTCTTTGTCCTCTAGCGCATTGACTCAGTTCTTCCAGATCTTCTCTGAGTATCAGTCCAATGACTTCTATGCTACAGGAGAGGTGAGTTTGGTTCTAGTCTCCACATCTGTGTTCCACATAACATTCCACAACTTCCCTACATCCTAGTTGGCAAATTCCCCAAATCTACAAAGACATCTGCTTTTTATTCCCTTTTATGATGCTGAACAAGGTCTTAAAATGGTTATTTTAGGGTCTCTGCTATAGCAACAAGAATAATCTTTCCACTTAAATGcataataacatcaaattgaaatGACTTTCTTCAATCAGAACGCAGACACTAAAGTTGATTGGAATTGTCCTCGCTGTCCTCAGTCCTATGCAGGAAAGTATGTCCCAGCCATTGGTTACTACATCCATAAGCATAACCCCATTGCTAAGGTGAAGATCAACTTCAAGGGAGTTGCCATTGGAGACGGCCTCTGTGACCCAGAGCTGGTGGGTTGTGTTTTAATACACCGTGATTTCAACTTTACTCAGCATTGTTTGACACTTCTTGACTTAATATGAAATATATCAGTAATATAATTTAAGATATATTATTATATCTCCAGGATGAAAAAAAGGTTGTTTTTGTTCTTCATTTGCTCTTTCCCTTGGTCtcacctgttctgtctctctctccccttctctctctcagatgCTGGGAGGGTATGGCGACTTCCTGTACCAGACAGGTCTGATAGACATGCTCCAGAAGCAGTATGTTGAGCAGCAGACAGCCAGCGGGGTGCAGCTCATCCAGCAGGAGAAATGGGTGGAGGCCTTTGAGGTAAGACCCTGACTGCATCTGCTAACACAATAAACTGTGTGTTTGTTGTCCACTCCACATATCTGAATGTCTGGCAGTCATTCTTTCAAGGCCTCCAACTTCCTGGTACGTTCTTCCACTGTCCTCTTGTCCTGCAGGTATTTGACAGCTTGCTGAATGGGGACATTCTGCCGTACCCCTCGTTCTTCCACTGTCCTCTTGTCCTGCAGGTATTTGACAGCTTGCTGAATGGGGACATTCTGCCGTACCCCTCGTTCTTCCACTGTCCTCTTGTCCTGCAGGTATTTGACAGCTTGCTTGAATGGGGACATTCTGCCGTACCCCTCGTTCTTCCACTGTCCTCTTGTCCTGCAGGTATTTGACAGCTTGCTGAATGGGGACATTCTGCCGTACCCCTCGTTCTTCCAGAACGCCACTGGCTGCACCAACTACTTCAATTACTTGCAGTGTCAGGTAGGTACACAGAGCGAGGCTTACACAGACACCCAACTGATTGAATAAAGGTCAGGTAGGTACACAGAGCGAGGCTtacacagacacccagctgattgaataagtgtcaggtaggtacacagagcgaggcttacacagacacccagctgattgaataaaggtcaggtaggtacacagagcgaggcttacacagacacccagctgatTGAATAAGTGTCAGGTAGGTACACAGAGCGAGGCAtacacagacacccagctgattgaataaaggtcaggtaggtacacagagcgaggcttacacagacacccagctgattgaataaaggtcaggtaggtacacagagcgaggcttacacagacacccagctgattgaataaaggtcaggtaggtacacagagcgaggcttacacagacacccagctgattgaataaaggtcaggtaggtacacagagcgaggcttacacagacacccagctgatTGAATAAAGGTCCAGTTATATTACCCGGGGAAGATTTCCTGAATGAAATCTGTCTTCTTACAAGGCTtacacagacacccagctgatTGAATAAAGGTCCAGTTATATTACCCGGGGAAGATTTCCTGAATGAAATCTGTCTTCTTACAAGGCTtacacagacacccagctgatTGAATAAAGGTCCAGTTATATTACCCAGGGAAGATTTCCTGAATGAAATCTGTCTTCTTACAAGGCTtacacagacacccagctgatTGAATAAAGGTCCAGTTATATTACCCGGGGAAGATTTCCTGAATGAAATCTGTCTTCTTACAAGGCTtacacagacacccagctgatTGAATAAAGGTCCAGTTATATTACCCGGGGAAGATTTCCTGAATGAAATCTGTCTTCTTACAAGGCTtacacagacacccagctgatTGAATAAAGGTCCAGTTATATTACCCGGGGAAGATTTCCTGAATGAAATCTGTCTTCTTACAAGGCTtacacagacacccagctgatTGAATAAAGGTCCAGTTATATTACCCGGGGAAGATTTCCTGAATGAAATCTGTCTTCTTACAAGGCTtacacagacacccagctgatTGAATAAAGGTCCAGTTATATTACCCGGGGAAGATTTCCTGAATGAAATCTGTCTTCTTACAAGGCTtacacagacacccagctgatTGAATAAAGGTCCAGTTATATTACCCGGGGAAGATTTCCTGAATGAAATCTGTCTTCTTACAAGGCTtacacagacacccagctgattgaataagtgtcaggtaggtacacagagcaaggcttacacagacacccagctgattgaataaaggtcaggtaggtacacagagcaaggcttacacagacacccagctgattgaataaaggtcaggtaggtacacagagcaaggcttacacagacacccagctgattgaataaaggtcaggtaggtacacagagcgaggcttacacagacacccagctgattgaataaaggtcaggtaggtacacagagcgaggcttacacagacacccagctgatTGAATAAAGGTCAGGTAGGTACACAGAGCAAGGCTTACACACAGATGCACGTTTTAATAATGTTATGTTATGGTTCTCTATGCTACAGGAGCCTGCGGATCAGGAGTATTTCTCCCAGTTTGTGACGCTGGCAGAGGTGCGGCGCTCCATCCACGTGGGGAACCTGACGTTCCACGACGGCTCGGAGGTGGAGAAACACCTGCTGCAGGACGTCATGAAGAGCATCAAACCCTGGCTCGCCACGCTCATGGACAACTACAGGGTGAGACTAGAGTTGATGCCCATCTAGCCCTCAGACATGCTTCTATTAACAGCACAGAtctataatatatgccatttagcagacgcttttatccagagaCACTGACGCGTGCGTCCATTTTATGTATGAGTGGCCCAGAGAATCTAACCCACAATCCTTGCTCTGCGAGCGGcgcgctctaccaactgagccatggtTTAACTTTGGTTTACAGTATCCGTCACGGGCTACGGCGTCCGTCACGGGCTAAGGCGTCCGTCACGGGCTGCGGCGTCCGTCACGAGCTCCTCTCCTCAGCTATTGCTTGGACCACTATACTGTAATCATTGAATAAATGCCTtacctgtgtttctctctctctctcttctgtacacacacaccacaacacacacacacacaggtgttgaTTTACAGTGGTCAGCTGGATGTGATTGTGGCGGCCCCCCTGACCGAGAGGTTCCTGCCCACGGTGAACTGGACCGGGGCTGATGAGTTCAACAAAGCCTCTCGCTTCCATTGGAAGATCCAGCCAGAGGACACAGAGGTGGCTGGATATGTTCGCCAAGTAGGGGAATTCTACCAGGTGAGTACTGCATGTCTGTGTCCAGGGGTcagattcacaaaaccttcttaaGAAGACATTTCTTCTTAGCTGCCATTTGTTTCCTTAACTATAGACTGAAGAAGAAAGttaagcaaagttgctattcctcaaAAAGGTTAGAGGAAATTATCTTGCACTATTTCTTATGTTTCTCCTGAAGCAAAAAGTTAAGAAGAAATTAGATTCTTGAAAATAAAGTTCTTGGAAGTGTTCTTGAATTCTGAGATAGCTAAACCCTTGTCTTAATCTCAGGGCAGTGAGAGAAAATGAAagcaattgaacatgtttaattcacTCAAACTTCATCTGAAAGTTTCAGTATTTATTATTTTAAACCCAAGAACATGTTTTAGAAGAGTCATCTCAGTTGGAAATTTGCTAACATGATTGCCATTGCTAGCCAGATAGCTAGCTAAATCGGGTGCCTAGCAACAAACATCGTAagaagatacagttgaagtcggaagtttacatacactgaggttggagtcattaaaactctttttttcaaccactccacaaatttcttgtcaacaaactagagttttggcaagttagttagaacatctactttgtgcatgacacaagtaatttttccaacaattgtttacagacattatttcacttataattccctgtatcacaattccagtgggtcagaagtttacatacaagttgactgtgccttttaaacagcttggaaaattccacaaaagtatgtcatggctttagaagcttctggtaggctaattgacatacagtgccttgcgaaagtatccggcccccttgaactttgtgaccttttgccacatttcaggcttcaaacataaagatataaaactgtatttttttgtgaaaaatcaacaacaagtgggacacaatcatgaagtggaacgacatttattgggtatttcaaacttttttaacaaatcaaaaactgaaaaattgggcgtgcaaaattattccgcgcctttactttcagtgcagcaaactctctccagaagttcagtgaggatctctgaatgatccaatgttgacctaaatgactaatgatgataaatacaatccacctgtgtgtaatcaagtctccgttcATCTCTAGGCGTTCTGtcgcctagagatgaacgtactttggtgcgaaaagtgcaaatcaatcccagaacaacagtaaaggaccttgtgaagatgctgtaggaaacaggtacaaaagaatctatatccacagtataacaagtcctatatcgacataacctgaaaggccactcaacaaggaagaagccactgctccaaaaccgccataaagtagccagactacggtttgcaactgcacctggggacaaagatcgtactttttggagaaatgtcctctggtctgatgaaacaaatatagaactgtttggccataatgaccattgatatgtttggaggaataagGGGAGGCTtccaagctgaagaacaccatcccaaccgtgaagtaagggggtggcagcatcatgttgtgggggtgctttgctgcaggagggactggtgcacttcacaaaatagatgtcatgaatcatgagggaggaaaattgtgtggatatattgaagcaacatctcaagacatcagtcaggaagttaaagcttggtcgcaaatgattcttccaaatggacaatgaccccaagcatacttccaaagttgttgtcaaaatggcttaaggacaacaaagtcaaggtattggaatagccatcacaaagccctgacctcaatcccatagaaaatgtgtgggcagaactgaaaaagcgtgtgcgagcaaggaggcttacaaacctgactcagttacaccagctctgtcaggaggaatgggccaaaattcacccaacttattgtgggaagcttgtggatgcaatgtttgacccaagttaaacgatttaaaggcaatgctaccaaatactaattgagtgtatgtaaacttctgacccactgggaatgtgatgaaagaaataaaagctgaaaaaagcTAAATCAGTCCCTCAACTATTAttgtgatatttcacattcttgaaatacAGTTGtgatcctaagacagggaatctttactaggtttaaatgtcaggaattgtgaaaagcttagtttaaatgtatttggctcaggtgtatgtaaacttccggcttcaactgtacataagatATTTGAGGAGTTTGAAAGAAAATAATTAAATCTTAAGGAATTCTTGAGGAATTGCATTTACCAAATATCTTGTGAACttcttattttttttcttaaGTTATTGCGtaagaagtgttttgtgaatctgggcccaggACTTTACTGGGTATTCAGGGCATTTGGCCACCCTTTAAAATGGAAAATGTTAACATAGCATTACTAAACATAATGTGAGTAATTTAGCAGTAGATCTCATGCAGAACACcttagtcagtgcattcaactaagttTAGTAGGAAAAAAAACAAGCACGTGACAATTATTGCAAGTAGAGTCTTATTGAAAATGGCTGTGCCAGGAAGATACGATCAACTTTATGGACACCAGGTGGGAACACAGTGCTGCTGATGGGGAAAACTGGTTCACATGCTaaacctgtctgactgtctgtctgtctccttgtcATGCAGGTGATTGTACGAGGGGGAGGACACATACTACCATACGACCAACCACAGAGGTCCTTTGATATGATTGACAGATTCCTCTCAACACAGGGATTTATTTAAGTGGGCGGGACTGAGCAGGAACGCAGTTGATCTGAGTTCTTCCACCTTTTGATTCAGAGTGTCTCCAGAT containing:
- the LOC109876565 gene encoding probable serine carboxypeptidase CPVL — encoded protein: MRMLKETLCVLLLWASLEATQSRGCSSFFCRKSHRVSMLSRGADPGKPLFLTPYLEKGNIEEARKQSLVGPLPGANVKSYAGYLTVNKKYNSNLYFWFFPAQEWPETAPVLLWLQGGPGGTSMFGLFVEHGPYFVLKNLTVGYRDYPWTSRYSVLYIDNPVGTGFSFTDDDRGFAQNQDDVGRDLYSALTQFFQIFSEYQSNDFYATGESYAGKYVPAIGYYIHKHNPIAKVKINFKGVAIGDGLCDPELMLGGYGDFLYQTGLIDMLQKQYVEQQTASGVQLIQQEKWVEAFEVFDSLLNGDILPYPSFFQNATGCTNYFNYLQCQEPADQEYFSQFVTLAEVRRSIHVGNLTFHDGSEVEKHLLQDVMKSIKPWLATLMDNYRVLIYSGQLDVIVAAPLTERFLPTVNWTGADEFNKASRFHWKIQPEDTEVAGYVRQVGEFYQVIVRGGGHILPYDQPQRSFDMIDRFLSTQGFI